TTGGAAGGCATTCGATCTTGTTGCCGAAGGTGTTAGCTTGCTGGCATCTAAGAGCTCAGAAATTTCGAACTTGATCCGTCAAAAAGGGATTGAATCGGTAATTTTAGAATTAGAGCAACGCAATAAAGGCCATGTGAGTCAAAAATCTAATGGGGTTAAGCTCTAAGTGCTAGAGTTTATCTGCCAAGATTCAGTGTGTTGTATTTCGGGTAGGCTTTCACAAGGAGATGTGGTTAAGCTTTGGGGTAAGAGAAAGCGTCTGCTCAGTGATAATATTAAGGTCATTGACCTGTCTGCACTGACTTATAGCGACAGCGCAGGCATAGCTTTCATCCTAGAGCTGATAGCCCTGTCTAAGCAACAAGGAAGAGAGATAACACTCAGTTCTGCATCGAGTCAGCTATCGAAACTAATTGGGTTATACGATTTGGAACACTTCTTCGATGAAGAAGTAAAAAAAGGTAAATAGAACCATGGATACCAACGAGACAGAACTAGCAAATGAAGCTGCGAAGCTCAAAGAGATCGAGCAGCTGCTTCAAGATGCACTCTCATTAGATGAAGTGCATGTGACCCAAGCTGGGACCCACTATAAAATTGTGGCCATCGGCGAGTGTTTCGATGGTATGGGGCGCGTAAAACAGCAACAAACTATATACGGGCCTCTGATGGAACGTATTACCAGTGGTGAGCTACACGCGCTAACTATCAATGCTTTCACGCCGACACAATGGAAGCGTGAAAAAATCTTCAACATGTAAACCGAGATCTAAATTGGATAAATTAAAAATTCAGGCGAGCAAAGCGCTGGCTGGTGAAGTAGTGATCTCCGGGGCTAAGAATGCCGCCTTGCCTATCTTGATGGCTGGCGTGTTGGCTGAAACCGACTTTGTCATTAGTAATGTACCGGATCTTAGAGATGTAAACACAAGTTGCGAGTTGCTTCGTTGCCTAGGCGCCGAAGTAAGCCGTACCGATAACAGTGAAGTGCGTATCTCTACCACCTCTCTGGATAATTTTTGTGCGCCTTACGACCTAGTTAAAACTATGCGTGCATCGATTCTAATTTTGGGACCATTATTGGCTCGTTTCGGCACCGCCGATGTATCCCTGCCTGGTGGCTGTGCCATTGGTGCTCGTCCGGTGAATCTTCATCTCCATGGTTTAGAACAGATGGGTGCGAAGATCGAGGTCAAAGAGGGTTATATCAAGGCCCGTGTCGATGGGCGTCTAAAAGGCGCACATATCTTCATGGATATGGTTAGCGTGGGCGCGACAGAAAATTTATTGATGGCAGCTTCCCTTGCCGATGGTGAAACCATCATAGAGAATGCCGCCCGTGAACCCGAAGTTGTCGATCTGGCTAATTGCCTTATCGCCATGGGCGCGAAAATTGAGGGTGCAGGTACTGACTCAATTCGTATTCAAGGAGTCGAATCACTTCAGGGCTGTCATTATCGTGTGATGCCAGACAGAATCGAGACAGGTAGCTTCTTGATTGCCGCCGCGGTCACTCGTGGCAAGATACGTTGTGTTAAGGCGGATCCAAAGACTCTTGAGGCCGTACTTGCCAAGCTTGAAGATGCAGGTGCTAAGATCACCACAGGTAATGATTGGATTGAGCTTGATATGCAAGGTCAACGCCCTAAGGCGGTTAATATTAAAACCGTGCCATATCCTGGTTTTCCAACGGATATGCAGGCGCAGTTTTGTTTGCTCAATGCGTTAGCCGAAGGTACCTCAACCATTACCGAAACCATTTTTGAGAATCGTTTCATGCATGTACCTGAGCTTATTCGTATGGGCGCAAACATGGAACTTGAAGGTAATACCTGCATTATTCAGGGTATTGAGCGACTCAATGGTGCTCAAGTGATGGCGACTGACTTAAGAGCTTCGGCCAGCCTAGTTATTGCTGGACTTGTTGCCGATGGCACCACGATAGTCGATCGTATCTATCATCTGGATCGCGGTTATGAGCATATCGAAGAGAAGTTTAGAGGCTTAGGTGGTCAGGTAGAGCGCACCAGAGAACCTGTATAAGTTTTATAGTAAAAAGATAAGCCAGTTATAGCAAAAAGCCATCGATACCTGAGTGTCGATGGCTTTTTTGTTTTCTGTAAGCGCTATTGCTAGGAAAAAATAAAAGGTCAGCTGCTGGCTGACCTTTGTATGAATCATTTTATAGCAGTTACTCTGGGATATTAGTATTCTCACCAATGAGTACTGGCACATCATAGGGCTTGCCCTTACGTATGATGGTCATGGATATGTGTTTTCCAGGGGGCGTTTCGGCAATCCTATCCATGAGCATTTCAACTCCAGGAATATCTTCTCCCTGGTATTTTATGATCACATCTCTTGGCTGTAGCTGGGCTTGGGCCGCTGGTCCATTAGGATCGACCGCTGTGATAACCACACCGGTAAGATCTGGTAGGTTTAATATTTGTGCCATCACTGGGCTGATGGGCTCACCGCTAATGCCTAGTGCTCCTCGGATCACCCGGCCATTTTTAATCAGTTTACCCATTATGCTGTGGGCGAGTTTGATAGGAATGGCGAAGTTTATGCCGTGGCCGCCACCTTCCTCTCCGACTTGGAAGGCCGCAGTGTTAATGCCTATCAGGTGGCCACTGGTATCTATCAGTGCTCCGCCTGAATTTCCTGCATTAATCGCTGCATCAGTCTGCAGAAAATCCAGGTAGCCAGAACTGAGTCCATTACGTCCAGTGGCACTGATGATGCCCTGAGTGATGGTTTGGCCTAAGTTATATGGATTTCCTATGGCTAAGACAACATCACCGACCTGTGCCGGTACCCCTAAGTTAATAGGTACTATAGGTAGACTATCGCCTTCAATTTTTAATACGGTTAGATCTGTTATGGGATCTGAACCAACAACTTCCGAGGTGAATTTACGACCATCTTGCAGGGCGACGACTATCTCATCGGCTTTTTTGATTACATGGTAATTGGTGAGAATATAGCCTTCACCACTCATGATCACACCTGAGCCAAGACCCTGTAGGGTACTAGAGTTAAGAGGTTTATCACGATTGACACTTAGACTATAGATATTGACAACGGCAGGGGCCGCACGCCGGACAGCCATAGAGAATGAAAGCTCAACACCATCATCACCACGCTTTTGAAAAAATAGACTCGTCACATCCCTGTTTGCCAAGAATGGTGTTACGACCAGAAAGACTGCGGCCATAATTAGACCGAAAAAAACGGCTTTGCCGAGATAGAGTAGAGTGTCTTTAAGGGCCATATCAGAGAATTTTAAAGAAAAAGTAGCCTAAGATTACCATGTTTAAAGCTTGAAGGTAATCAAGATAGAATGATGAAGCATCAAAGAAGATAACCTTTTCAGTGCTTGGTTATTGGTTTGTCTGAGAATAAGAAAAGGCATAAAGGTTAAGCGTATCCTTTATGCCTACATTGCTATCTCAAGACTAGGTATAGGTTGCTCTTGTCACGTTTGATCTTCAATGCGACGGTACCTTGTTGATCGGCAAGTTTCGCCTTTAGGGATTTAAGGTTTTTTATTTGTGAGCGATTCACGCCGACAATAAGATCGCCTTTTTGCAAGCCACTGGCAGCAGCCGGTGAGTTTTGAGCCACATCGGTAATCTCGACGCCTTGTTGACTATTTTCTAATGCCGCGCCGGTTAGCATGGGATGAATAGCGCCAGCGGCAGTCTCAGTAGTCTGACTTGTTTCGCCTAATGTCGCGGTTACAGTGCGTTTATTACCATCACGGATCAAGCCAAATTTGACTTCAGCGCCAGCGCCCATGGTGCCAACTTTGGCTCTCAGCTCCTGGAAGCTTTTGATATTGCGCCCATTGACACTGACAATAATATCTCCCGCCTTTATACCCGCCTTATCGGCCGCGCTATCGTCCATTACCTGATCGACAAAACCGCCATGCTGAGTGTTTAAACCGAAGCCTTTCGCCAGTTCATTGGTTAGGTCTCGACCCGTTACGCCTAATACACCACGGCGGACTTCACCGTGTTCAATGAGCTGATCGACCAAGTTGCTAACCATATTAGAAGGTATAGCGAAGCCTATGCCTACGTTACCGCCGCCGGGAGCTACTATGGCGGTATTGATACCAATAAGGTCTCCATTGAGATTGACTAAGGCGCCGCCTGAGTTACCACTGTTAATGGCTGCGTCGGTTTGAATGAAGTTTTCCAGCATCTCAATGCCCAGACCTGAGCGGCCCATGGCGCTGACAATACCCGATGTCACAGTTTGACCTAGGCCGAAAGGGTTACCGATAGCGACGGCAAAGTCACCGACCCTGAGTTTATCGGAATCGGCACGTTTTATTGCGACCAAGTTATCGGCTTTGATCTGCAACAATGCGATATCAGCCTCGGAATCAGTGCCAATAAGTTTAGCCTCGACCTCACGTCCATCATGGAGGCCGATTAGAATTTCATCAGCTCCGTCAATCACATGATTATTGGTGACTATATAGCCTTTAGCGGCATCTATGATCACCCCGGAACCTAATCCTCTAAATGGGCGTTCCTGAACTTGTTCTCTGGGGGCGTTAGGGCCGAAAAAATATCTGAAGGCATCGGGCAGTTTCTGTTTAGAAATATGGGTCCCGGTGACGGCTACGGCAACTACGGCTGGTGTTGTGCGCACTAGCATAGGAGCCAGGCTGGGAATGGATTGTCCTTCGGCCGCCATTGGAATCGCTGCTTGAGAGAGGCTAGGTGCCAAAGAGAGCGATGCCGTAAGCAGGGCGGCTGAAAGTAAACTTAACTTGGATTTCATCTATTCATAGCTCCAATATCGGATTCGTAAGGATTACTTAAGGATATAGAGGTTTTCTGGGCTATATCAAGAAGCAATCATCAATCTTTTTGTTACTGAATCCGACAATAGGCTAAGGATGAAAGTTCATATTTATTAACAAAGGTTAATTATTTTGATTCACTATTATGACATTTTCACTGTCTAGTTCATCGTCTTGTACGCTTATGGTGTCGTGATTGGTTTCATTACCGACTAAGCTAGCTAGAGGCTTAGCCTTGCTTTTGGGGGCTAGGGAATTTGCCGCCTCATTCCACTGCTTATTGACCTTGTTTAATTGCTCCGTCAGCTCGGCGAGTTGTTTATGATGCAGCTCGAAATGATCTGTGACTTCTTGTTTGTGTTGACTCAATTCTAATTTTGTCTGCTCGTGAGCTTTACCCTTGCCATCGGATTCACTGTTACGGGCTAGGATCGTGTGACCGACGTAACCCAATAGGATACCTAGTACTAAGCTTGCAATAATTAAGGGCCATTCCATATAAAACTCCTTTACAGCAGGAACTGAAAAATTCGAATAAACAATTATTGCTGGCATGATACCATCTAGACGTTCATTTAAGCATTAAAGAGATTATTTTACGTGTCCCAGCTAACTCCATGGCAGCATTACCAGCAAGACTTGACTCGAGATGAGTTTTCATACGATCCAGCGCAGGAACAAGCGGTAAAAAGTTTGCAGCGTGTGTTTGATGAAATTCAGCTTATTAGTAGTAAGCCGACTTTAGTCAAAAAGGTATTTTCGCTTTTGGGGGCAAAACAGCAGACGGTTCAGGGGCTATATCTCTGGGGCGGAGTGGGGCGTGGCAAAACCTACTTGATGGATACCTTCTATGATGCTTTGCCTGGAGAGAGAAAATTACGGGCACATTTCCATCGCTTCATGCATCAGGTGCATTTAGATCTCGATAATCTAAAAGGACAGAGAGACCCTCTGTTGACGATAGCAAAGCAGATGGCAGAGAAGTATCAGGTTATCTGCTTCGATGAGTTCTTCGTGTCGGACATTACCGATGCCATGTTACTCGGAACCTTATTTCAAGCCCTATTTAAAGAGGGAGTAGCGCTAGTCGCGACCTCCAATATCATTCCCGATGAACTCTACCGTAATGGCTTGCAGCGAGCGCGTTTTCTGCCTGCCATCGCGCTGATCAACCAACATTGCCAAATCCTTAACGTGGACTCAGGCATCGACTATCGTCTGCGTACTCTCGAGCAGGCGGAGATTTACCACTTTCCTCTGGATGTTAAGGCTGATACTAATTTACTCTCGTATTTTGATAGGTTGGCACCCGAGTCTGAAGTGTCACTGGATGGGATAGAGGTTGATGGCCGTAATATAAGTATAAGAAAACAGGCTCAAGGAGTTTTGTTACTGGATTTTCTTGCTCTGTGTGATGGTCCTAGAAGTCAGAGAGATTATATGGAACTTGCCTGCTTGTATCATACAGTCTTACTCAGCGGGGTTAAGCAGATGGGTGATAAGCTCACCGGCGATGATATAGCCCGACGTTTTCTCGCCATGGTGGATGAGTTTTATGAGCGCAATGTCAAACTCATCATCTCAGCTGAAGTATCTTTAGAAGATATCTATACTGAAGGCTTGTTGAGTTTCGAATTCAGACGTTGTCGTTCACGTCTCACCGAGATGCAATCCCATGACTATCTGGCTTTAGAGCACCTGCCATAGGCTACATATTTCATCTTTTATGGCTTACAGAGACTAGGGAGTTATTTAAATCACCTGCACTGCAAATTTTAGGTGATTTTTAGCTCATCTTTGTCTATAATCCGCCACCTGCCCTCGTTACTCCATCGATTAGATGGAAGTTGTAAAGCCTAATTCTTTGCTCGAAGGGGTGGGGAATGGCACTATTTGTGTTTTTACCAATTCTTGGTAAAGCATTTGAGACAGAATTTTAACATTGGGTTTTTGTAAAATGAAGACTACTTTTACTGCTACACCAGAGACAGTCACTCGCGAGTGGTTTGTTGTTGACGCTGAAGGTAAAACTTTGGGTCGTATCGCTACTGAAATTGCTTCACGTCTACGTGGCAAGCATAAGCCAGAGTATACACCTCATGTTGATACCGGTGATTACATCATCGTTATCAATGCTGAAAAAGTTACCGTCACTGGTAATAAAGCGAAAGGCAAAGTGTACTACTCGCATTCAGGTTTCATCGGTGGCATCAAGCAGATCACCTTTGAAAAGCTGCAAGCTCATAAGCCAGAAATGATTATCGAGAAAGCAGTTAAGGGTATGTTACCTAAAGGTCCTTTAGGACGTGCCATGTTCCGTAAACTTAAAGTTTATGCTGGTACAGAACATAACCACGCTGCACAACAACCTCAAGTTCTTGATATCTAAACGGGATTAAGCTAATGGCTGCAACTCAGTACTACGGCACTGGCCGTCGCAAAACATCTACTGCACGCGTATTCGCGAAAGCAGGAACTGGCAACATAGTTGTCAATCAACTTCCACTAGATCAGTATTTTGGTCGTGAAACTGCTCGTATGGTTGTTCGTCAACCACTAGAGCTAGTTGAAATGACTGACAAACTAGATATCTATGTAACTGTAAAGGGCGGTGGTATCACTGGCCAAGCAGGTGCAATTCGTCACGGTATTACCCGTGCATTGTTGGAACTTGATGAAGCTCTACGTCCATCTCTACGTGCTGCTGGTTTTGTTACCCGTGATGCTCGTAAAGTTGAGCGTAAGAAAGTTGGTCTACGTAAATCACGTAAGAAGCCACAATTCTCAAAGCGTTAATTTTTCGCTATCGAGAACTCAAAAAACCCAGCTTATGCTGGGTTTTTTATTGCCTGAAAATAGACCATCCCCTTACCTATTTGTTAATCTAATCCTAATCCCATTCAATTTTACTGTACGCTATCCGGAATTTTAATTTATGTCACTACAGCTAATCATGCTAGCGTTAGGAATTGTGCTTGTTATCGAAGGAATAGGGCCACTATTATTTCCTAATCGCTGGAGAGCGTATTTAAAGGAAATTTCGAACCAAAATCAGCAACTTCTGCAACGTTTGGGTGGTGGTTTAGTAACCGCTGGTATCGTTTTGTTGATTATTTTTTCATAAATTACTTGCCTACCGCCCCTATAGATCTGCTAAAATCCCGTTTTAACCACTACCGTGCAGCAAATAATGGGCAAAAACGTCGTAGTTCTCGGCACCCAATGGGGTGACGAAGGAAAGGGTAAGATAGTAGATCTACTTACCGAACAGGCTAAATATGTCGTTAGATATCAGGGTGGCCACAATGCTGGTCACACTCTTGTTATCGATGGCGAGAAAACTATTCTTCATCTTATTCCATCAGGGATCTTACGTGATAATGTAAAATGCATTATCGGTAATGGTGTGGTGCTTGCACCAGACGCTCTGATGACTGAGATCAACATGCTTAAAGAGCGTGGAGTTCCTGTTGAGGAACGTCTACTTATCTCTGAAGCGTGTCCACTGATCCTTCCATTCCATTGTGCTCTAGATGTTGCCCGTGAGAAAGCTCGCGGTAATAATGCTATTGGTACAACGGGCCGTGGTATTGGTCCTGCATACGAAGATAAGGTTTCACGCCGCGGTCTTCGCGTTGGCGATCTGTTTGATGCTGAGTTGTTTGCAGAGAAACTGAAAGAAGTGATGAGCTATCACAACTTCATGTTGACTGAATACTACAAGTGCGAAGCTGTAGATTACGAAAAGACATTGAAAGATGCTTTGGCAATCGCAGATTACCTTAAGAGTATGTGTACCGACGTGAGTCAGTTGCTTGATACTGCTCGTAAAGCCGGTGAGCCAATTCTGTTTGAAGGCGCACAAGGTACATTACTTGATATCGACCATGGTACTTATCCTTTCGTAACCTCTTCTAATACTACCGCAGGTGGTGTTGCTACAGGTTCAGGATTCGGTCCACGTCATCTGGATTATGTATTGGGTATCATGAAGGCTTACACGACTCGCGTCGGAGCCGGACCTTTCCCCACTGAACTAGAATGTGAAATTGGTGACTACTTAGGTACTAAGGGTCACGAATTCGGTGCGACTACTGGTCGTAAGCGTCGTCCAGGTTGGTTAGACATAGTAGCAATGAAGCGTGCTGTACAGATTAACAGCGTAAGCGGTTTCTGTCTGACTAAGCTAGATGTGCTAGACGGTCTGAAAGAAGTGAAAATCTGTGTTGGTTACCAGTATCCAGATGGAAGTGTCGCTACAGTGACTCCTCTTGCAGCCGAAGGCTATGAGAAGGTAACACCTGTACTGGAAACTCTGCCTGGTTGGAGCGAAACCACCTTCGGCGCGACTTCTTTAGAGCAATTGCCACAAGCGGCATTGAACTACATTAAGCGTCTAGAAGACTTGTTAGAAACGCCAATCGATATTATCTCTACGGGTCCCGATAGAAACGAGACCATGATTCTGGTGAATCCGTTTAGTTAATAGAAAGAGGCCGCATATAGCGGCCTTTTTATTGCTTCTTATATTGAGATATAGGCTTATAGCAAATGCATGCTGTACTCAAGAAATGAGTTATACTGCCGATGACCTATTATGTACCCAATAGGCGAGTATTGATGTGACAAGGTATTTACCGATAATCGAGTGTCTTGTCCGATCACTACTTATGTTTATGACATTTTCGCGAGAGAGCTCATGCTACAAGAAGTGCTAAAAGTTTCATCGAAAATCATGTGGCGTTATCTGTTGTTATCGATAGTGACGCTTACGCCAGCTTTGTGCTGGGCCGAAACCGAGACTCAAGCCGTGGATATCTATAGTCAGGAGCAGTTAATTGAACTGATCAGGACCAAACAATATCTTACACGAGTCACGGGGGATGATTGTCAGTTAGTCCAAGATATTGAGGCGAGAGCCGAGGTGCTCAAGCAGCCCCTGTATCAGTATCTTTGGGCCGAGATGCTTAATCATGGTATTTGTGTAAAAGCAAACCCACCGAGAGGCATCTCTTTACTGCGTGACTCTGCCGAGCAGGGGAGCGCCGAGGCTATGCTCAGGATTGCCGAGTACTATCACGATGGACATTTTGTGATACAAGATCGTGAGAGAGCCATTCATTATGTGATGCCCGCAGCGGCCAATGGCGACCTGCCGTCACGTATGATGCTAGTTAGACTTTTTGGTGAAGGCTATGGTAGCCCAAGAGATTTTGAGTTGGGATATCACTGGCTATACAACGATGTATTTAGTGATGAGGCGACCAAAGAGCAAGCCTTAAAATTATTGAAGGTGCTAGAGCAGAAGATGCCGCCCAGCGCAGTAGCTAGGGCAAAACAGGAGCACCTGAGATCCCGATAAACAGTACCAGTTACCTATTCGTAATTGGTATGACCCGGAATGTTCCGGGAAAATATTTGAGATATTGAATGATCAAAGATCCGCATTTAAAGCGTGAACAAGATAATTACGAGAACCCCATTCCAAGCCGTGAGTTTATTTTAGAATACTTACGTTCAGAAACATCCCCATTAAATCGTGAACGCATAGCACAGGCGCTTAAACTCGAAGGAGAGGAGCAGCTTGAGGCGCTTAGACGCCGTTTGCGTGCCATGGAGCGGGACGGGCAGCTTGTATTTACCCGTGGGCAGGCTTATGGCCTCCCAGAGCGTATGGACCTGCTTACAGGTACTATCATAGGTCACAGAGACGGTTTTGGCTTCTTGAAGCTGGAGGGGGGCGGTGACGACCTCTTCATCAATAACCGTGACATGATGATGTATTTCCACGGCGACAAGGTATTGGCGCAGAAGGCTGGAGTCGATCGTAAGGGTCGTCGCGAAGCACGTATTGTACGTCTGGTCGAGCAGAGAGCCGCTGCCTTAGTTGGGCGTTTCCATCTGGATTCCGGCATGGCTTTCGTCATTGCCGATGACAGGCGTATAGGCCAAGAGATACTTATTGCCGATGAAGACCGTAACGGTGCTCGCCAAGGTGATGTAGTGGTGCTCGAATTGACACGTCGTCCGGGCCGCTATGTGAAGGCCGCAGGTAAAGTTACCGAAGTTTTAGGTAAGCAGCTTGCTCCGGGTATGGAGATCGAGATAGCCCTGCGTAACTACGATCTGCCACATACCTGGTCGAGTCTGATTGAGAAGAAGCTGCGCGCTATTCCCGATGAAGTGACTGAAGATGACAAAGAGGGTCGAGTGGATCTACGCCACTTGCCTTTAGTGACCATAGATGGCGAAGATGCCCGCGATTTTGATGATGCGGTTTATGCCGAAGCCAAAAAGAGCGGTGGCTGGCGTCTTTGGGTAGCTATTGCCGATGTGAGCCATTATGTGCGCACCGAATCGGCATTAGATAAGGAAGCACGCGCTCGAGGAAACTCGGTGTACTTCCCATCACAAGTTATTCCTATGCTGCCAGAAAAAATCTCTAATGGCTTATGTTCTTTAATGCCTGAGGTTGATCGTTTATGTATGGTTGCCGAGATGACTATCTCAGCAGCAGGTAAACTATCTGGATATAAATTCTATCCGGCGGTTATGCATTCTCATGCTCGTCTGACCTATACCCAGGTTGCCGATATGCTTGAAGGCGGTGAGGTGAGTGATAAGCTCAAACCTATATTCCCCCATCTGCAGACGTTGCAATCCTTGTATCTGACTCTGGATGTGACACGTGCACAACGAGGCGCCATCGCATTTGAGACCACTGAGACTCAGTTTGTTTTCAATGCCGAGCGCAAAATTGACAGCATAGTGCCGAGAAATCGTAACCAGGCCCATAAGATCATCGAAGAGTGCATGATCTTGGCTAACGTGGCATCGGCCAAGTTCGTCAAGAAGCACAAGGGCGAAGTCTTATACCGAGTCCATGAGTCTCCATCTGAGCAGAAGTTGACTAACTTTAAAGACTTCCTCAAGGAACGTGGCCTGACCATGGGCGGCGGACTTCAGCCAACACCCACTGATTATCAGGCGCTGATGGAGTCGATCACTGAAAGACCCGATGCCGAGCTTATCCAGATCATGTTACTGCGCTCTATGAAGCAAGCGGTTTACACACCGGATAATGAAGGACACTTTGGTTTAGCCTTAGAAGCCTATTCGCATTTTACTTCGCCAATTCGTCGTTACCCTGACTTGATCTTGCATCGCGTTATTCGCTTCCTGCTGGCGAAAGAACAGGCAGAGACAACAGAAAAATGGACACCGGGTGGTGGTTATAACTACCAGCTCGAAGAGTTAGATCTTCTTGGTGTCGAGTGTTCGACTACAGAGCGCCGCGCCGATGAGGCGACACGCGATGTTAGCGATTGGCTCAAATGTGAGTTTATGCAAGATCACGTGGGCGATACCTTCGACGCAGTAGTGGCCTCGGTTACTCATTTCGGCATGTTCGTCCGCCTGAATAAACTGTTTATCGATGGTTTAGTGCATATCTCCAGTCTTGGTAGCGATTACTACCAATATGATAATATGCGTCAACGTCTGGTTGGAGAGTCATCCGGTCAGGTATACCAGATAGGCGATAAGGTCAGAGTTAAGGTGGCTAGCGTCAATCTGGATGACAGACAGATAGACCTAATGATGGAAGGCGACTCAGGCGGAAAACCTGGCTCTCGTCGAGGCAAGAAACCTATGACGGCTCGTGATCGAGTCAATGCAGAGGGCGCTAAGCTAGGTAAAGCAGATAAGAGCGGTAAACCTAAGCGACGCGGTTCTCGCTCAAAATCTGCGGCAGGTAAAGCTGCTGCTGATTCAGATAAAACCAATACAAGCGGTGGAGCTAAAAAGTCCGGCGCTAAAACCAAGACCACGGCTAAGAAGTCGAAGGCTAAAAAGTCTTCAGCAAAAAAGGCTTCAGTAAAAAAGAGCCCGGCTAAGCGTAAAGTCAAAGCAAGTAAGTAATAGAGATAGTAATAGATGAAAAAACAAGATATCACCTTTGGTATTCACGCCGTTGAAGCGGTTCTTAAACATAGCCCTGAGCGCGTAATCGAACTTTGGGTACTGTTGGGCCGTGATGACAAGCGTCTCATGCCGATCCTTGAGAGTGCGGCTGAGTATGGGGTCTCTGTACAGTATGCGGCTCGTAAGGTATTGGATGACAAGTCAGGTGGTGGTCAACACCAAGGTGTGTTAGCCCGAGTTAAGGCTGTCAAGCAGCTCAATGATAAAGACTTAACTGCTCTGCTTGATAAGATAGAAGTTGAGAACACTGAGACACCTTTCTTGCTGATCCTCGATGGTGTTACTGACCCACACAATTTAGGCGCTTGTCTGCGTAATGCAGATGCTGCCGGTGTTCATGGGGTTATCGTGCCTCGTGATAACTCTGTGGGTCTAACACCAACTGTGAGCAAGGTAGCTTGTGGCGCCGCAGAGGTAGTGCCTTTGTTTCAGGTGACCAACCTGGCTCGCACCATGAAGAGTTTACAAGATAAAGGTGTCTGGATTGTCGGCGCTGCCGGTGAAGCAGAGCATAACTTGTATAAAGCCGATCTTAAAGGTTCACTGGCGATTGCCAT
This portion of the Shewanella violacea DSS12 genome encodes:
- a CDS encoding DUF2065 domain-containing protein produces the protein MSLQLIMLALGIVLVIEGIGPLLFPNRWRAYLKEISNQNQQLLQRLGGGLVTAGIVLLIIFS
- the rnr gene encoding ribonuclease R encodes the protein MIKDPHLKREQDNYENPIPSREFILEYLRSETSPLNRERIAQALKLEGEEQLEALRRRLRAMERDGQLVFTRGQAYGLPERMDLLTGTIIGHRDGFGFLKLEGGGDDLFINNRDMMMYFHGDKVLAQKAGVDRKGRREARIVRLVEQRAAALVGRFHLDSGMAFVIADDRRIGQEILIADEDRNGARQGDVVVLELTRRPGRYVKAAGKVTEVLGKQLAPGMEIEIALRNYDLPHTWSSLIEKKLRAIPDEVTEDDKEGRVDLRHLPLVTIDGEDARDFDDAVYAEAKKSGGWRLWVAIADVSHYVRTESALDKEARARGNSVYFPSQVIPMLPEKISNGLCSLMPEVDRLCMVAEMTISAAGKLSGYKFYPAVMHSHARLTYTQVADMLEGGEVSDKLKPIFPHLQTLQSLYLTLDVTRAQRGAIAFETTETQFVFNAERKIDSIVPRNRNQAHKIIEECMILANVASAKFVKKHKGEVLYRVHESPSEQKLTNFKDFLKERGLTMGGGLQPTPTDYQALMESITERPDAELIQIMLLRSMKQAVYTPDNEGHFGLALEAYSHFTSPIRRYPDLILHRVIRFLLAKEQAETTEKWTPGGGYNYQLEELDLLGVECSTTERRADEATRDVSDWLKCEFMQDHVGDTFDAVVASVTHFGMFVRLNKLFIDGLVHISSLGSDYYQYDNMRQRLVGESSGQVYQIGDKVRVKVASVNLDDRQIDLMMEGDSGGKPGSRRGKKPMTARDRVNAEGAKLGKADKSGKPKRRGSRSKSAAGKAAADSDKTNTSGGAKKSGAKTKTTAKKSKAKKSSAKKASVKKSPAKRKVKASK
- the rlmB gene encoding 23S rRNA (guanosine(2251)-2'-O)-methyltransferase RlmB translates to MKKQDITFGIHAVEAVLKHSPERVIELWVLLGRDDKRLMPILESAAEYGVSVQYAARKVLDDKSGGGQHQGVLARVKAVKQLNDKDLTALLDKIEVENTETPFLLILDGVTDPHNLGACLRNADAAGVHGVIVPRDNSVGLTPTVSKVACGAAEVVPLFQVTNLARTMKSLQDKGVWIVGAAGEAEHNLYKADLKGSLAIAMGAEDKGLRRLTREGCDSLVSIPMTGSVSSLNVSVASGVCLFEAVRQRLS
- a CDS encoding adenylosuccinate synthase, with protein sequence MGKNVVVLGTQWGDEGKGKIVDLLTEQAKYVVRYQGGHNAGHTLVIDGEKTILHLIPSGILRDNVKCIIGNGVVLAPDALMTEINMLKERGVPVEERLLISEACPLILPFHCALDVAREKARGNNAIGTTGRGIGPAYEDKVSRRGLRVGDLFDAELFAEKLKEVMSYHNFMLTEYYKCEAVDYEKTLKDALAIADYLKSMCTDVSQLLDTARKAGEPILFEGAQGTLLDIDHGTYPFVTSSNTTAGGVATGSGFGPRHLDYVLGIMKAYTTRVGAGPFPTELECEIGDYLGTKGHEFGATTGRKRRPGWLDIVAMKRAVQINSVSGFCLTKLDVLDGLKEVKICVGYQYPDGSVATVTPLAAEGYEKVTPVLETLPGWSETTFGATSLEQLPQAALNYIKRLEDLLETPIDIISTGPDRNETMILVNPFS
- a CDS encoding tetratricopeptide repeat protein, whose amino-acid sequence is MLQEVLKVSSKIMWRYLLLSIVTLTPALCWAETETQAVDIYSQEQLIELIRTKQYLTRVTGDDCQLVQDIEARAEVLKQPLYQYLWAEMLNHGICVKANPPRGISLLRDSAEQGSAEAMLRIAEYYHDGHFVIQDRERAIHYVMPAAANGDLPSRMMLVRLFGEGYGSPRDFELGYHWLYNDVFSDEATKEQALKLLKVLEQKMPPSAVARAKQEHLRSR